The following nucleotide sequence is from Pseudomonas putida S13.1.2.
TGCGGATCGCTGACCTGCCCCTGCGGCGTGACCGTGTAGGTGACCGTGCATTCCCCCTCGATATTGCGATCCAGCGCCCGCTGCGGGTAGTCCGGTGCCTCCTTGGCGATGGGTAGATACTGGCGGCTGGCCGACTCGGCTGCGGCACGAGCCTGGGCAGCAGCCTCTCGCGCCTGCTGCTGCCGTGCCTGCTCTTGTTGCGCCAGTTGCCGCTCGCGCCGCTCAGCCTCTTCGCGTTGCTTGCGCGCCTGTTCCTGTTCCTGACGCTGTTGTTGATCGCGCTTCTGTTGCAGATCGCGCTTCTGCTGCTGCACACGCTTGAGTGCCAATGCGGCCTCATCCACGACCGGCATCTGGGCCTTGGGCGTCGGCAACGCGGGCTTCTCGACCACCGGCTCGGGCGCCGGCGGCTCAGGCACCGCTACGGGTGCCGGCACGTGCACCAGTTGGGTGTGGATCACCGCTGCCGGTACCGGTTGCAGCACCGGCGTATGCGACAGGTTGAACAGCACATAGACCAGCCCCGCGTGCAGTGCAAACGCCACGCCAAACGCCATACCGTGGTCGCGCCAGCTGGCAGGGTCAAAAGTCAGCTTGCTCATGGTTACGGCGCCTCGGTGATCAGGCCCAGGCGGCTGACACCGCCGCGTTGCAGCTCGGCGATGCCTGCCACCACTGCGGCATACTCGGTGTTGCGGTCGGCGCGCAGGTACACCTGGGTCTGCGGGTCCTGGGCGACGATGGCTGCGATCTTGTCG
It contains:
- a CDS encoding energy transducer TonB; the protein is MSKLTFDPASWRDHGMAFGVAFALHAGLVYVLFNLSHTPVLQPVPAAVIHTQLVHVPAPVAVPEPPAPEPVVEKPALPTPKAQMPVVDEAALALKRVQQQKRDLQQKRDQQQRQEQEQARKQREEAERRERQLAQQEQARQQQAREAAAQARAAAESASRQYLPIAKEAPDYPQRALDRNIEGECTVTYTVTPQGQVSDPQVVGQCHPLFVKPSLAAAKRFRYQPRVVDGRAVAVANVKNTFTYKIR